A region of Pseudarthrobacter sp. NIBRBAC000502770 DNA encodes the following proteins:
- a CDS encoding purine-nucleoside phosphorylase, protein MSTTDFLNTDPFAAARAAADYIAEETGVDRHDTALVLGSGWGEAADLIGETTATLSAEEVPGFHAPAVEGHVGTIRSILTKEGKRALVLGARTHYYEGKGVRAVVHGIRTAAAAGCNTLVLTNGCGGLNEDWTPGTPVLIRDHINLTAASPLEGATFVDLTDLYSPRIRGLAREVDPTLDEGVYAQFPGPHYETPAEVQYAKRIGADLIGMSTALEAIAGRHAGMEVFGISLVTNLAAGISPQPLSHQEVIESGQAAGPRISRLLAGIIARL, encoded by the coding sequence GTGAGTACAACAGACTTCCTGAACACCGACCCGTTCGCCGCCGCCCGCGCCGCCGCGGACTACATCGCGGAAGAAACGGGCGTGGACCGCCACGACACCGCCCTGGTCCTTGGCTCCGGGTGGGGCGAAGCCGCCGACCTGATCGGCGAGACAACCGCCACCCTGTCAGCAGAGGAAGTCCCCGGCTTCCACGCCCCGGCCGTGGAGGGCCATGTGGGCACCATCCGTTCCATCCTGACCAAGGAAGGAAAACGGGCACTGGTCCTGGGCGCCCGCACGCACTACTACGAGGGCAAGGGCGTCCGCGCCGTGGTGCACGGTATCCGCACCGCAGCCGCCGCCGGGTGCAACACCCTGGTCCTGACCAACGGCTGCGGCGGCCTCAACGAGGACTGGACCCCCGGCACGCCGGTCCTGATCCGGGACCACATCAACCTCACCGCCGCCTCACCGCTGGAAGGCGCCACCTTCGTGGACCTGACAGACCTCTATTCGCCCAGGATCCGCGGGCTGGCCCGGGAAGTGGACCCCACCCTGGACGAGGGCGTCTACGCACAGTTCCCCGGCCCCCACTACGAAACCCCTGCCGAGGTGCAGTACGCCAAGCGGATCGGCGCGGACCTGATCGGGATGTCGACGGCGCTGGAGGCCATCGCGGGGCGTCATGCCGGCATGGAAGTGTTCGGCATTTCACTGGTCACCAACCTTGCGGCAGGCATCAGCCCCCAGCCGCTCAGCCACCAGGAAGTCATCGAGTCCGGCCAGGCGGCGGGCCCGCGCATTTCCAGGCTGCTGGCCGGCATCATCGCCCGGCTCTAG
- a CDS encoding benzaldehyde dehydrogenase, whose translation MSLLDPALWEGKIYLNGWRAGGGGTGTSMEPATGGQLGSYGIASVADVREAASAAAKAQKEWAARNPEDRAAVLRRAGQLWEEHAAEVQDWIVRESGGIPPKAALETHIAANECYDASALPSLPAGNVLTSNENRWSFARRRPVGVVSIIAPFNFPLILSIRAVAPALALGNGVLLKPDPRTAVCGGVTLMRIFEEAGLPQGLLSLLPGGADIGAAVVEAPEVRVIAFTGSTAAGRKIGETAGRLLKRAHLELGGNNALIVLPGADLAKAASAAAFGSFMHQGQICMAAGRHIVHEDIYDDYVAALSEKAAHLPVGDPKSGTVALGPVIDERQLQRVDGIVQDAVRAGARLAAGGTHDGRFYQPAVLVDLDTGSPAWKDEIFGPVAPVMKFSTVDEAVALANDNEYGLSIGILGDVGLAMTIADRLDSGKVHINEQTVSDEANSPFGGTKNSGNGSRIGGHHANMESFTEIQWLTMRPDIAPYPF comes from the coding sequence ATGTCCCTGCTCGACCCTGCCCTCTGGGAAGGCAAGATCTACCTCAACGGCTGGCGGGCGGGCGGCGGCGGTACCGGCACCAGCATGGAGCCGGCTACCGGTGGGCAGCTGGGCAGTTACGGCATCGCGTCCGTCGCGGACGTCCGCGAAGCCGCATCCGCTGCCGCGAAGGCACAAAAGGAATGGGCCGCCCGCAACCCCGAGGACCGGGCCGCGGTGCTGCGCCGCGCCGGGCAGCTCTGGGAAGAGCACGCAGCCGAGGTCCAGGACTGGATCGTGCGCGAATCCGGCGGCATTCCGCCCAAGGCAGCGCTGGAAACGCATATCGCAGCCAACGAATGCTATGACGCCTCGGCGCTGCCCTCGCTCCCTGCCGGGAACGTCCTCACGTCCAACGAAAACCGCTGGTCCTTTGCCCGTCGCCGTCCGGTAGGCGTCGTCTCCATCATCGCGCCGTTCAACTTCCCCTTGATCCTTTCCATCCGCGCCGTGGCCCCTGCCCTGGCGCTCGGCAACGGCGTGCTGCTCAAGCCAGACCCCCGGACAGCGGTCTGCGGCGGCGTGACCCTGATGCGTATCTTCGAGGAGGCAGGCCTTCCGCAAGGCCTGCTTTCCCTGCTGCCCGGCGGCGCGGACATCGGGGCCGCCGTCGTCGAAGCTCCCGAAGTCCGTGTCATCGCTTTTACAGGCTCGACGGCGGCCGGCCGGAAGATCGGTGAAACGGCCGGGCGGCTGCTGAAGCGCGCCCACCTTGAGCTCGGCGGCAACAACGCGCTCATTGTGCTCCCGGGCGCCGACCTGGCCAAGGCGGCCTCTGCGGCGGCGTTCGGCTCCTTCATGCACCAGGGCCAGATCTGCATGGCCGCCGGACGCCACATCGTGCATGAGGACATCTACGACGACTACGTCGCCGCGCTGTCGGAGAAGGCTGCCCACCTGCCTGTGGGCGATCCGAAGAGCGGCACCGTGGCACTGGGGCCGGTGATTGACGAACGGCAACTGCAGCGGGTGGACGGGATCGTCCAGGATGCGGTGCGGGCCGGCGCCCGGCTGGCCGCCGGCGGCACCCACGATGGCCGGTTCTACCAGCCGGCAGTGCTGGTTGACCTGGATACCGGCAGCCCCGCCTGGAAGGACGAAATCTTCGGCCCGGTAGCCCCGGTGATGAAGTTCTCCACCGTGGATGAGGCCGTGGCGCTGGCCAACGATAATGAGTACGGCCTCTCGATCGGGATCCTGGGCGACGTCGGACTGGCCATGACCATCGCCGACCGGCTGGACTCCGGGAAGGTCCACATCAACGAACAAACCGTTTCGGACGAGGCGAACTCGCCCTTCGGCGGCACGAAGAACTCCGGCAACGGCTCGCGGATCGGCGGCCACCACGCCAACATGGAGTCTTTCACCGAGATCCAGTGGCTCACCATGCGGCCGGACATTGCCCCATACCCGTTCTAG
- the nirD gene encoding nitrite reductase small subunit NirD, producing the protein MTATLELGALAAESDTAGFGTGWHRVCMVDDLEPAWGEAALVAGRQVALFRTGPSEVFAVAHQDPATGAHVMARGILGSKGNRPTISSPLHKEVYDLETGECFTAPGLRLAAFGTRVRDGVVEVQL; encoded by the coding sequence ATGACGGCAACACTTGAACTTGGGGCGCTCGCCGCCGAATCAGACACCGCCGGGTTCGGGACCGGCTGGCACCGTGTCTGCATGGTGGATGACCTCGAACCGGCATGGGGTGAGGCAGCGCTGGTGGCAGGCCGCCAGGTGGCGCTCTTCCGCACCGGCCCCAGCGAAGTCTTCGCCGTGGCGCACCAGGACCCGGCCACGGGAGCCCACGTCATGGCCCGCGGCATCCTCGGTTCCAAGGGGAACCGCCCCACCATCTCCTCACCGTTGCACAAGGAGGTCTATGACCTCGAAACCGGTGAATGCTTCACCGCCCCGGGCCTGCGGCTGGCAGCCTTCGGCACCCGCGTCAGGGACGGCGTCGTCGAGGTGCAGCTCTGA
- a CDS encoding radical SAM protein codes for MRSRELPGPGQPLRGDRIHRYVTAFCPRCHETNPPLSEVRRLSGALLIRDGRVWLERGCPDHGLVRTLYDESPEILSYLEKWQAPTKQHVPDRAGNFRPIPEAYAYGLPAMQTQHTCILLQDIIEHCNLKCPTCFTASGPQLQGVAPLEEVLANIDTRLARENDRLDVLMLSGGEPTLYPYLAELLDELMARPIVRIMVNSNGMLIATDDELLALLARHRDRVEVYLQYDGSSREASIHHRGGDLTRYKDAAISRLSAAGIFTTLTMTASLGVNDSEIGDVVMRALETPFVGGVALQPVFGSGRGHGIDPLDRLTHTGVLDRLESQTGGVVSWHDLTALPCSHPHCASVGYMLKDDAGTWRSLAALIGHDQLLAWLELNPDSIANRIADSAIPLELRNLMKTSLLDLLSEQSSLSHPRTMDLWKNICTQCDLGIGTLTTLAAGKLPGQQQRLRRLLAERVTRIMVKPFMDMSTMIEERLTQCCVHVGTKGDDGEHQCAPFCAVQAWPALAQQRMSTATGVRLLPVRQA; via the coding sequence ATGAGGTCGAGAGAGCTGCCAGGGCCAGGCCAGCCGCTGCGGGGTGACCGGATCCACCGGTACGTCACGGCGTTCTGCCCCCGTTGCCACGAAACCAACCCTCCACTCAGCGAGGTCCGCCGGCTGTCCGGGGCGCTGCTGATCCGCGACGGGCGGGTGTGGCTTGAACGCGGCTGCCCGGACCACGGATTGGTCCGCACGCTCTACGACGAGTCCCCGGAGATCCTCAGCTACCTGGAGAAATGGCAGGCCCCCACCAAGCAGCACGTTCCTGACCGGGCAGGCAATTTCCGTCCCATCCCCGAGGCGTATGCCTACGGGCTTCCCGCCATGCAGACCCAGCACACCTGCATCCTGCTCCAGGACATCATCGAGCACTGCAACCTGAAGTGCCCCACCTGCTTCACCGCCTCCGGACCGCAACTGCAGGGCGTGGCTCCGCTGGAGGAGGTGCTGGCCAATATCGATACCCGCCTGGCACGCGAGAACGACCGCCTCGATGTGCTGATGTTGTCCGGCGGTGAACCAACGCTGTACCCGTACCTGGCGGAACTGCTGGACGAACTCATGGCCCGGCCGATCGTGCGGATCATGGTGAACAGCAACGGCATGCTGATTGCCACTGACGATGAACTGCTTGCCCTGTTGGCGCGGCACCGTGACCGCGTGGAGGTGTACCTCCAATACGACGGCTCTTCCAGGGAGGCCTCAATCCACCACCGGGGCGGCGACCTGACCCGCTACAAGGACGCGGCCATCTCCCGGCTGTCCGCGGCCGGGATCTTCACAACCCTGACCATGACGGCATCCCTGGGCGTCAATGACAGTGAGATCGGTGACGTGGTGATGCGTGCGCTGGAGACCCCGTTCGTGGGCGGCGTTGCGCTGCAGCCCGTGTTTGGTTCCGGGCGCGGGCACGGCATCGATCCCCTGGACCGGCTCACGCACACAGGCGTCCTGGACAGGCTTGAGTCACAGACCGGGGGCGTGGTCTCGTGGCACGACCTCACGGCACTGCCGTGCTCCCATCCACACTGCGCATCGGTGGGCTACATGCTCAAGGATGACGCCGGCACCTGGCGTTCCCTGGCGGCTCTCATCGGCCACGACCAATTGCTGGCGTGGCTCGAACTCAATCCTGACAGCATCGCCAACAGGATTGCTGACAGCGCCATTCCGCTGGAACTGCGGAACCTGATGAAAACCTCGCTGCTGGACCTGCTGAGTGAGCAGTCGTCCCTGTCGCACCCACGGACCATGGATCTTTGGAAGAACATCTGCACTCAGTGCGATCTTGGCATCGGAACGCTGACCACCCTGGCCGCCGGCAAGCTGCCCGGCCAGCAGCAGCGCCTGCGCCGGCTCCTCGCCGAGCGGGTCACCAGGATCATGGTCAAGCCCTTCATGGACATGTCCACCATGATCGAGGAACGGCTCACGCAGTGCTGCGTCCACGTCGGCACCAAGGGCGACGACGGGGAGCACCAGTGCGCGCCCTTCTGCGCCGTCCAGGCATGGCCGGCGCTGGCGCAGCAGCGGATGAGCACGGCGACCGGAGTCCGGCTGCTCCCCGTGCGCCAGGCCTAG
- a CDS encoding prolipoprotein diacylglyceryl transferase: MIGLPLAGNALVHAGMVGLGIGAALLFYAFEKRRRGLTDPRLWPIAGFAVAFGAIGSRVLTWDISRQVSLADWWGNGDRSILAGLVGAWFGVHLGKRLTGYKESTGDLLAPAVALAMVIGRVGCLLTELPGTPTGGAWGIVLTPAQAALAGAPAGVALHPSFAYEIAFHLGAFALMWRYRDALPHPGDLFICFVSAYAVFRFFVEFVRGNEVLWLGLSRPQLFLLAVLPLLAWRVRRVFRKPVRAELEGTVA, from the coding sequence ATGATTGGGCTTCCCCTGGCGGGAAATGCGCTGGTGCATGCCGGCATGGTGGGGCTGGGCATCGGTGCAGCCCTCTTGTTCTACGCCTTTGAGAAGCGCCGCCGTGGCCTCACCGACCCCCGCTTGTGGCCCATCGCCGGTTTCGCCGTGGCGTTTGGCGCCATCGGGTCGCGGGTCCTCACGTGGGACATCTCGCGGCAGGTTTCCCTGGCCGACTGGTGGGGCAACGGAGACAGGAGCATCCTTGCCGGCCTGGTGGGTGCCTGGTTCGGCGTCCACCTTGGCAAGCGCCTCACCGGTTACAAGGAGTCCACGGGAGACCTGCTGGCGCCTGCCGTGGCCCTTGCAATGGTTATCGGGCGCGTGGGCTGCCTGCTCACCGAACTCCCGGGCACCCCGACCGGCGGTGCCTGGGGGATTGTCCTCACCCCTGCCCAGGCTGCGTTGGCCGGCGCACCGGCGGGAGTGGCCCTCCATCCCTCCTTCGCCTACGAGATCGCCTTCCACCTGGGCGCCTTCGCCCTGATGTGGCGCTACCGGGACGCCCTGCCCCATCCCGGTGACCTCTTCATTTGTTTCGTCAGCGCCTATGCCGTCTTCAGGTTCTTCGTCGAGTTCGTCCGCGGAAACGAGGTCCTCTGGCTTGGCCTGAGCCGGCCCCAACTGTTCCTGCTGGCGGTCCTTCCGTTGCTGGCCTGGCGCGTCCGGCGCGTGTTCCGGAAGCCGGTCCGCGCCGAACTGGAAGGAACCGTGGCATGA
- the nirB gene encoding nitrite reductase large subunit NirB, with amino-acid sequence MTEQTSSTETPRRIVVAGGGPAAHRFADAMHARGLDGWHVTVLTEEAHLPYDRVALSKALTDAGVDLTLGTASMWDHGSLALKTGERVVKVNTDARTVETAAGNTYEYDELVVATGSDAVRLPIPGGEHAHVYRTLEDVWAINKAIAELTAKLGRKINAVTIGGGLLGLESAAGTEQLGATPVVINGAPWLMNTQLDEGAGQALGRLIAAKGFEVHGGVFPSEILTDDDGQVTGVLMADERVIPADLVIVAVGVKPRDELFRAAEGEDQLFSLGPRGGVVINDFCATEVPGIWAIGEVANFGGMCLGLVAPANTMAEIVADRLHGGDATFPGFDTATKLKLSGVDVASFGDAFARTERALEIVYADPARGVYQKIVTTDDAKTLLGGIFVGDASPYMSLRPLLGRELPAEPGAFLSAAGGGEAPETELPDDATLCSCNNVTAGTIRDAINGCGACEGNAPVQELGELKGCTRAGTQCGSCVPMLKKLLETELTKSGVEVSKALCEHIELSRQELFDAIRVLELTSFEEIMAKYGTGAGCDICKPTIANILASQNSAYVLDAGRGTLQDTNDRALANMQKDGTYSVVPRIAGGEITPKKLGVIAAVAEKYNLYTKITGGQRIDMFGARLEQLPEIWKELVDAGFESGQAYGKSLRTVKSCVGSTWCRFGVQDSVAMAIQLELRYRGLRSPHKLKMGVSGCARECAEARGKDVGVIATADGWNLYVGGNGGATPAHAQLLAKDLDDETLIKYIDRYFMYYIRTADRLQRTARWQEELDGGIKHVEDVVVKDTLGIAEDLEAAMAKHVDTYVDEWADTLKDPERLRRFRSFVNAPDQKDDSITFVPDERGQMRPATPEEKGKVLIGASIPVRSATTDTPGNEA; translated from the coding sequence GTGACCGAACAGACTTCAAGCACAGAGACACCGCGCCGCATCGTCGTCGCCGGCGGCGGCCCCGCGGCCCACCGTTTTGCGGACGCCATGCATGCCCGCGGCCTCGACGGCTGGCATGTCACGGTCCTCACCGAGGAAGCGCACCTCCCCTACGACCGGGTGGCACTTTCCAAGGCCCTCACCGATGCCGGCGTGGACCTGACCCTGGGTACCGCTTCCATGTGGGACCACGGGTCATTGGCCCTGAAGACCGGCGAGCGCGTCGTGAAGGTCAACACCGACGCCAGGACCGTGGAGACGGCCGCCGGCAACACGTACGAATATGACGAACTGGTGGTGGCCACGGGCTCGGACGCTGTGCGCCTGCCCATCCCCGGCGGTGAGCACGCCCACGTGTACCGGACGCTCGAGGACGTGTGGGCCATCAACAAGGCCATTGCCGAACTGACGGCAAAACTCGGCCGCAAGATCAACGCGGTGACCATCGGCGGCGGGCTCCTGGGCCTCGAGTCGGCCGCCGGCACCGAGCAGCTCGGCGCCACCCCCGTGGTCATCAACGGTGCGCCCTGGCTCATGAACACGCAGCTGGACGAGGGCGCCGGCCAGGCCCTGGGCCGGCTCATCGCGGCCAAGGGCTTCGAAGTCCACGGCGGCGTGTTCCCGTCCGAAATTCTGACGGACGACGACGGCCAGGTCACCGGAGTCCTGATGGCTGACGAGCGCGTCATCCCGGCAGACCTGGTGATTGTCGCCGTCGGCGTCAAACCCCGCGACGAACTCTTCCGCGCCGCTGAGGGCGAAGACCAGCTCTTCAGCCTGGGCCCCCGCGGCGGGGTGGTCATCAACGATTTCTGCGCCACCGAAGTACCGGGCATCTGGGCCATAGGCGAGGTGGCCAACTTCGGCGGCATGTGCCTTGGCCTGGTGGCCCCCGCGAACACCATGGCCGAGATCGTGGCCGACCGGCTCCACGGCGGCGACGCCACGTTCCCCGGCTTCGACACCGCCACCAAACTCAAGCTCTCCGGCGTGGACGTTGCCAGCTTCGGCGACGCCTTCGCCCGGACCGAACGCGCCCTGGAAATCGTCTACGCCGACCCCGCCCGCGGGGTCTACCAGAAGATCGTCACCACCGATGACGCCAAAACCCTCCTGGGGGGCATCTTCGTCGGCGACGCCTCGCCGTACATGAGCCTGCGCCCGCTCCTGGGCCGCGAACTTCCGGCCGAGCCCGGCGCCTTCCTCTCCGCGGCGGGCGGCGGCGAGGCTCCCGAAACCGAGCTTCCCGACGACGCCACCCTGTGCTCCTGCAACAACGTCACCGCGGGGACGATCCGCGACGCCATCAACGGCTGCGGCGCCTGCGAGGGCAATGCCCCCGTCCAGGAACTCGGTGAGCTGAAGGGCTGCACCCGCGCCGGCACCCAGTGCGGCTCCTGTGTGCCGATGCTGAAGAAGCTGCTGGAAACCGAGCTGACCAAGTCCGGCGTCGAGGTCTCCAAGGCCCTGTGCGAGCACATTGAACTGTCCCGGCAGGAGCTGTTCGATGCCATCCGCGTCCTGGAGCTGACCTCCTTCGAGGAGATCATGGCCAAGTACGGCACCGGCGCGGGCTGCGACATCTGCAAGCCCACCATCGCCAACATCCTGGCCAGCCAGAACAGCGCCTACGTCCTGGACGCCGGCCGCGGCACGCTGCAGGACACCAACGACCGCGCCCTGGCCAACATGCAGAAGGACGGCACCTACTCGGTGGTCCCCCGCATCGCGGGCGGCGAGATCACTCCGAAGAAGCTCGGCGTCATCGCCGCCGTCGCCGAAAAATACAACCTGTACACCAAGATCACCGGCGGCCAGCGGATCGACATGTTCGGCGCCCGGCTGGAACAGCTCCCGGAGATCTGGAAGGAACTGGTGGACGCCGGTTTTGAATCCGGCCAGGCCTACGGCAAGAGCCTGCGCACCGTGAAGTCCTGCGTCGGCTCCACCTGGTGCCGGTTCGGTGTCCAGGACTCGGTGGCCATGGCCATCCAGCTGGAGCTGCGCTACCGCGGCCTGCGGAGCCCGCACAAGCTCAAGATGGGCGTCTCCGGCTGCGCCCGCGAATGCGCCGAGGCCCGCGGCAAGGACGTGGGCGTCATCGCCACCGCCGACGGCTGGAACCTCTACGTCGGCGGCAACGGCGGGGCCACCCCCGCCCACGCCCAGCTGCTGGCCAAGGACCTGGACGACGAAACCCTGATCAAGTACATCGACCGCTACTTCATGTACTACATCCGCACGGCCGACCGCCTGCAGCGCACGGCCCGCTGGCAGGAAGAGCTCGACGGCGGCATCAAGCACGTCGAGGACGTGGTGGTGAAGGACACCCTGGGCATCGCCGAGGACCTGGAAGCCGCGATGGCCAAGCACGTGGACACGTACGTGGATGAATGGGCCGACACCCTCAAGGACCCCGAACGCCTGCGCCGGTTCCGTTCCTTCGTCAACGCACCCGACCAAAAGGACGACTCCATCACCTTC
- a CDS encoding NAD(P)H-quinone dehydrogenase: MTTHPDFSSPRIAILGGGPGGYEAAMVAASLGATVTVIERAGLGGSAVLTDVVPSKTLIATADLMTRVAEAGELGVKFDVDGGDFVPVMHADLKHINHRLLNLARNQSRDIRDGLEKQGVRIIEGSGRLLDSHRIEVLTADGSETVEADTILLAVGAHPRELETARPDGERILNWTQIYNLDELPEELIVVGSGVTGAEFASAYNGLGSKVTLVSSRDRVLPGSDVDAAVVLEEVFERRGVRVLSRSRAQTVERTDDGVVVTLSDGTKVTGSHCLLCLGSIPNTAGIGLEKAGVAVSESGHIKVDGVSRTTAPNVYAAGDCTGVLPLASVAAMQGRIAVAHFMGDGVTPLKLHQVASNIFTSPEIANVGVSEAEIESGKYQADVIKLSLRSNARAKMRNAKDGFVKIFARKGSGTVIGGVVVGPNASELIFPISIAVKQKLHVDDVASTFTVYPSLTGSISEAARRLHVHM; the protein is encoded by the coding sequence GTGACTACGCATCCAGATTTCAGTTCCCCCCGGATCGCAATCCTGGGAGGTGGTCCCGGCGGATACGAAGCTGCCATGGTGGCCGCCTCGCTGGGGGCAACGGTCACCGTGATCGAGCGTGCCGGGCTCGGCGGATCCGCGGTGCTGACCGACGTAGTCCCCTCCAAGACCCTCATTGCCACGGCTGACCTGATGACCCGGGTTGCAGAGGCCGGCGAGCTGGGAGTGAAGTTCGACGTCGACGGCGGCGACTTCGTCCCGGTGATGCACGCCGACCTCAAGCACATCAACCACCGCCTCCTGAACCTCGCCCGCAACCAGTCCCGGGATATCCGCGACGGCCTGGAGAAGCAGGGCGTGCGGATCATCGAAGGCTCAGGACGGCTCCTTGACAGCCACCGGATCGAGGTCCTGACCGCTGACGGCTCCGAGACCGTCGAGGCCGACACCATCCTGCTGGCCGTCGGTGCGCACCCCCGCGAGCTGGAAACGGCACGTCCGGACGGTGAACGGATCCTGAACTGGACCCAGATTTACAACCTTGACGAGCTGCCCGAGGAGCTCATCGTGGTGGGGTCCGGCGTCACCGGCGCTGAATTCGCATCCGCTTACAACGGCCTGGGCTCCAAGGTCACGCTGGTTTCCAGCCGCGACCGCGTGCTGCCCGGCTCGGACGTCGACGCCGCCGTCGTCCTGGAGGAAGTCTTCGAACGCCGCGGTGTGCGGGTCCTGTCCCGCTCCCGTGCCCAAACCGTGGAACGCACGGACGACGGCGTGGTGGTCACCCTCTCCGACGGCACCAAGGTGACGGGCAGCCACTGCCTCCTGTGCCTTGGCTCCATCCCCAACACCGCGGGGATCGGCCTGGAGAAGGCGGGCGTGGCCGTCAGCGAAAGCGGCCACATTAAGGTCGACGGCGTCTCCCGCACCACGGCCCCGAACGTCTACGCCGCCGGTGACTGCACCGGGGTCCTGCCGCTCGCCTCGGTTGCTGCCATGCAGGGACGCATCGCGGTGGCACACTTCATGGGCGACGGCGTCACCCCGCTCAAGCTCCACCAGGTGGCCTCCAATATCTTCACGTCACCGGAAATCGCGAACGTGGGCGTCTCCGAGGCCGAGATCGAGTCCGGTAAGTACCAGGCCGACGTCATCAAGCTCTCCCTGCGCAGCAACGCCCGCGCCAAGATGCGCAACGCCAAGGACGGGTTCGTGAAGATCTTCGCGCGGAAGGGTTCGGGCACTGTCATTGGCGGCGTGGTGGTGGGCCCCAACGCCTCGGAGCTGATCTTCCCCATCTCCATTGCCGTCAAGCAGAAGCTGCACGTGGACGACGTCGCAAGTACGTTCACGGTGTACCCGTCGCTCACCGGATCCATCTCCGAGGCAGCCCGCCGCCTGCACGTCCACATGTAA
- a CDS encoding phospho-sugar mutase, translating into MTSSDAELRLLAEAREWAAQDPDPATKASLLELVRLAEDGDPAARQELEDSFRGTLQFGTAGLRAALGPGPNRMNRVVVRRAAAGLAAFLVDAVAKAAAGTRPRAVVGYDARHNSDIFAVETAAIFTAAGVETFMLPAALPTPLLAYAVRALDCDGGVMVTASHNPPQDNGYKVYLGRHAVPADGDGAQIVAPYDAEIAARISAVGTLDSIALAADGWTVLDSSLAANYQRSTAALAMPGRFPARDLRIVLTPLHGVGGGTAQEVLKAAGFTDVTVVAEQADPDPDFPTVSFPNPEEPGALDLALEAAERLDADLVIANDPDADRAAVAAKDPDTGAWRMLRGDEVGSLLGAHMVARLADGDTAVETDGRGVFANSIVSSRLLARIAAAAGLAHEETLTGFKWISRVPGLVYGYEEALGYCVAPEQVKDKDGISAAVLIAELAATAKAAGKTVFDTLDELYLQHGLHASDQLSIRVADLGLLDAMMNRLRVSPPESFGQSAVEVFTDLAEGSAQLPPTEGLLYITRNLTRVIIRPSGTEPKLKCYLEVIHQVGSAAELPAARQAARASLDEVRHDVSEALGL; encoded by the coding sequence ATGACGTCTTCCGATGCCGAACTTCGCCTGCTCGCCGAAGCCCGCGAATGGGCTGCCCAGGACCCGGACCCCGCAACGAAGGCATCGCTCCTCGAGCTGGTCCGCCTTGCGGAGGACGGCGACCCGGCGGCCCGGCAGGAACTGGAAGACAGCTTCCGCGGCACACTGCAGTTCGGCACCGCGGGACTGCGGGCCGCGCTGGGCCCCGGGCCGAACCGGATGAACCGGGTGGTGGTCCGCCGCGCAGCTGCCGGACTCGCGGCGTTCCTGGTGGACGCGGTAGCCAAGGCTGCCGCGGGCACCCGGCCGCGCGCCGTCGTCGGCTATGACGCCCGCCACAACTCGGACATCTTTGCGGTCGAAACCGCCGCGATCTTCACCGCTGCCGGCGTCGAGACGTTCATGCTGCCGGCAGCCCTCCCCACTCCCCTGCTGGCCTATGCCGTCCGCGCCCTGGACTGCGACGGCGGCGTCATGGTCACGGCCAGCCACAATCCTCCGCAGGACAACGGGTACAAGGTGTACTTGGGGCGGCACGCCGTGCCGGCAGATGGCGACGGCGCCCAGATCGTGGCACCGTACGACGCCGAAATCGCCGCGCGCATCAGCGCCGTGGGGACCCTGGACTCCATCGCGCTGGCAGCAGATGGCTGGACTGTCCTGGACAGTTCGCTCGCCGCCAACTACCAGCGGTCGACGGCGGCACTCGCCATGCCCGGCCGCTTTCCGGCACGGGACCTCCGGATTGTCCTGACACCGCTTCACGGCGTGGGCGGCGGAACAGCGCAGGAAGTCCTGAAGGCGGCAGGTTTCACGGACGTCACCGTGGTGGCCGAACAGGCCGACCCGGACCCCGATTTCCCCACGGTCAGCTTCCCCAACCCGGAGGAACCCGGAGCACTGGACCTTGCCCTGGAAGCAGCGGAACGGCTGGACGCCGACCTCGTCATCGCCAACGACCCCGACGCGGACCGGGCTGCCGTGGCGGCAAAGGACCCCGATACCGGGGCGTGGCGCATGCTCCGGGGCGACGAAGTAGGCTCCCTGCTGGGCGCCCACATGGTGGCCCGGCTCGCCGACGGTGACACCGCAGTGGAGACGGACGGCCGCGGCGTGTTCGCCAATTCGATTGTTTCCTCGCGCCTGCTGGCACGGATCGCCGCGGCGGCCGGGCTGGCCCACGAGGAGACTTTGACCGGATTCAAGTGGATTTCCCGGGTCCCCGGGCTGGTCTACGGCTATGAGGAGGCGCTGGGCTACTGTGTGGCGCCGGAGCAGGTCAAGGACAAGGACGGCATTTCCGCCGCAGTCCTGATTGCCGAACTCGCAGCCACCGCCAAAGCCGCAGGCAAGACGGTCTTCGACACCCTGGACGAGCTGTACCTCCAGCACGGCCTGCACGCCAGCGACCAGCTCAGCATCAGGGTCGCCGACCTGGGACTGCTGGACGCCATGATGAACCGCCTGCGGGTTTCCCCGCCGGAGTCGTTCGGGCAGTCGGCCGTGGAGGTCTTCACGGACCTGGCCGAAGGCAGCGCGCAGCTGCCGCCCACCGAGGGCCTGCTCTACATCACCCGGAACCTGACCCGCGTGATCATCCGGCCCAGCGGCACCGAACCGAAGCTCAAGTGCTACCTGGAGGTCATCCACCAGGTGGGTTCCGCGGCGGAGCTCCCGGCGGCACGCCAGGCGGCACGCGCGTCGCTGGATGAGGTCCGCCACGACGTCAGCGAGGCACTGGGCCTGTAG